Proteins from a single region of Dioscorea cayenensis subsp. rotundata cultivar TDr96_F1 unplaced genomic scaffold, TDr96_F1_v2_PseudoChromosome.rev07_lg8_w22 25.fasta BLBR01000069.1, whole genome shotgun sequence:
- the LOC120253366 gene encoding exonuclease 1-like, with product MGIQGLLPLLKTVMAPITIEELRDQTVAIDVYSWLHKGAFSCSIELCKGLPTSRHIDYCMHRVNLLRNHSVKPILVFDGGSLPMKIDKETKRARARKENLEWALKHEAAGNSFAAHECFQKAVDISPSIAWELIQVLKKENIDYVVAPYEADAQMAFLSINKLVDAVITEDSDLIPFGCHRIIFKMDKFGQGVEFKCSMLDKNKDIDFTGFTKTMLLEMCIFSGCDYLQSLPSIGLKRAYALVKKYKSYEKVIKHLRCTSIAIPPHYEENFKKAIWTFQHQRVYDSVKEDIVHLSNIPHDCDIDLEFLGPWLPQKLVQGIAKGDVDPLTKIPFQFKMAAIKRYRNMESSNDEQNIPLMVDESQETEAHIQHSNAMVGTSNNALRSEGQIIVATVM from the exons ATGGGTATCCAAGGGTTGCTTCCATTGTTGAAGACAGTCATGGCGCCGATCACCATCGAGGAGTTGCGAGATCAAACCGTCGCTATTGACGTCTATTCATGGCTCCACAAAGGTGCTTTCTCATGTAGCATAGAGCTCTGCAAGGGACTTCCCACCTCCAG GCATATTGATTATTGCATGCATAGAGTCAATCTATTACGCAACCATAGTGTCAAACCTATTCTTGTATTTGATGGGGGCTCCTTGCCGATGAAGATTGATAAAGAAACCAAACGTGCCAG GGCAAGGAAAGAAAACCTTGAATGGGCACTTAAGCATGAGGCTGCTGGAAATTCTTTTGCTGCTCATGAGTGCTTTCAAAAGGCTGTTGATATATCACCATCAATTGCTTGGGAGCTAATCCAG GTTTTGAAGAAGGAAAACATTGATTATGTTGTGGCACCCTATGAGGCTGATGCGCAAATGGCATTTTTGTCCATTAATAAGCTTGTTGATGCAGTCATTACTGAGGACTCAGACTTAATACCTTTTGGGTGTCATAGA attattttcaaaatggatAAATTTGGGCAAGGCGTTGAGTTCAAATGTTCAATGttagacaaaaataaagatattgaTTTTACTGGCTTTACTAAAACTATGTTACTTGAAATGTGCATTTTTAGTGGATGTGACTACCTACAATCATTGCCTAGCATCGGCTTAAAAAGAGCATATGCACttgttaaaaaatacaaaagttatGAGAAG GTTATCAAACACTTACGATGCACTTCTATTGCTATTCCACCCCATTATgaggaaaatttcaaaaaagcCATTTGGACATTTCAACACCAAAGAGTTTATGATTCCGTAAAGGAGGATATTGTGCATTTGTCAAATATTCCTCATGATTGTGACATCGATTTGGAGTTTTTAGGCCC ATGGTTGCCACAAAAGTTGGTTCAAGGCATAGCTAAAGGCGATGTTGATCCTTTGACAAAGATTCCATTCCag TTTAAGATGGCTGCTATCAAAAGATATCGAAATATGGAAAGTTCAAATGATGAACAAAATATTCCTCTTATGGTTGATGAGTCTCAAGAAACAGAGGCTCACATTCAACATTCCAATGCTATGGTTGGAACTTCAAATAATGCACTTAGATCGGAAGGGCAAATTATTGTCGCCACGGTGATGTGA